Genomic segment of Streptococcus pneumoniae:
GGAGTGTAGACTTGAGTGACAAAGAACTTGTCAAATTCAAGTGTGATAATGCGCCCTTCCAAGTCCATGGTCGTTGGGGCACCAATCTCTGGGAAGGTAATGGTTGGAGTCAAGCCTTTTTTGTAGAGAAACATAGTTCCCGCATAGCCCTTGCGAGCTGGCTCGACGGAAGACCGCCAGGTATTTTCATAGTTTGGAAAAAGTTCTTCTAAGATTTCCAAGTGCTTCTTGGTCGGACCTTTGGCAGACAATTTTGTCTCCTGAATGGCGATAATATCAGCGTCTTCAGCAACCAAGGTCTGCAAAACAACTTGAGAAAGCTTCGCACGAGCAGAATCGCTGGTCAAGGCTGCATTGAGGGAATCAATATTCCATGAAATGAGTTTCATATTCTATCCTTTTCGTTGATACTCGTCAAATATCAAATTCTAACGTTGTTAACTCACCTTGCTTCAACAGTCCAGTGGACTGTTAAAGGTTGGAAATAAGGATTATGCAATAAATCTCAGCTAGCCTAAGTTTTATCTGCGGTGTCATTGCCTAGTTAGATTTTGATGTTTATAGAGTATCGGTATTTTTTTCTCTTTGTATTATATCAAAAAGTGGGGATGAGAGCGACTGCAGAGTTTGTAAAAAAGAAATAGGAGAGAAATAACGATTTCTCTCCTATTAGCTATGGCTAGTCTAGCGAGCCTATTTTTTAGTGTCGCTAATAGCTAGGTTTGTTAGAAAGTTTATAATGATAATTCCTCTTACGGTATTTTCTTACCAAATCCGAACGCGTTTTTCAGGCGCTAGGTACATGCCGTCTCCTTCTTTGATCTTGTAAGTATCGTAGAAAGCATCGATATTTTTCACTTGAACATTGGCGCGAAGTTCATTTGGCGCGTGTGGGTCTGTTGCCATGACCAGTTGGGCAAATTGCTCGGTGCTGATTTGGCGCCAGACTGTTGCCCAATTTTCAAAGAATGGTTTCAAATCGGCTTTTGCATCTTTTTCTTGCAAAACTTGAAGAGCAACAGAGATTCCTCCAGCATCTGCCGTATTTTCGGTGACGGTTAGTTGACCATTGACCTTGTTACCGTAGATTTCTAAGCCGTCAAATTCTTTGATCATGGCTTTTGTTTTTTCTTCAAAGGCTTTTTGATCTTTTTCTGTCCACCAATTTCGGCGATTGCCATTTTCGTCAAATTCTGCACCGTTGGTATCAAACGCATGGCTGATTTCATGCCCAATGACAGCCCCAATTCCTCCGTAGTTAGCCGCTAGACTTTGCTTTTCATCATAAAATGGAGCTTGAAGAATGGCAGCTGGAAGGTAAATAGAGTTGGTTTCAGGAGAGTAAAAGGCATTTACTTGATAAGACGGAGCCACCCAGAGATTTTTATCGATAGGTTTGCTGAATTCGGCAAAGCTTGTTTGAATAGTTTCCTGTGAGAGACGTAGGAGGTTTTGGTACAGCGATTGATTGTCCTCGATCTTAAGTTCACTAGCTTCTGTATTTACGTTTTCAGGCCCACCGATATAGTAGCGGAGATGGTCTAATTTTTTGATGGCTTCTGACTTGGTATCCTCGGATAACCAATCATTTTTAGCGAGACGTTCTTTATAGGAATTGACAATGCCCGTCACCATCTCAGTGACTTGTTGTTTTGCTTTTGGACTAAAGTACTCTTGGTTGTAGTAAACGCTGAGGCTGTTTGAGAACATACCAGTTGCCAAATAGTAGGCATTATCTTCCCTGGAAGGAAGTTCTTTTTGCCCTGAGAGGGCTAAACCAAAGCTTGAAGCAGCTTCTCGAAGGTCATCGGTTAAGAATTGGGCGCTTTCCATGAGGTCATTGACCACTATCCAAGCCTTAAAGGCTTCGAAATTCTTGTCATCAATGAGTTTGCCTAGGTTTTCATAGTAGGCTGGCCAAGTGACATTGACTGTATCTACCTTTTGCCCCACTAAATCAGTGACCAAATCTCCAATTGCAAATTGGGGAGCATAGGCATTGATTTCTTGGATCGTGCGTGGATTGATAGTTTTCTTGACATCTTGGACTTCTTCGCTGCTTGGAAGGTAAGGCACGATGAGGGCATCAAATTCAATGGCTTTTTCAACTAGATTTTTGGCTTTCTTGTCATCAAAACCATAGAGCTTTAAGGTATTTAAAACAGATGTTTGGTACAAGTCCAAGAGTTGTTTTTTAGTCGCTTCATTTTGGTAATAGCTAACATCTGGCAAGATACTGCTTGGAACACCTAGGTTAATCATTTTTTGACTAGTATTTTCAGGATTTGAGCCAATGCTGATAGAAAATGGCAAAGGATTGCCTTTTAAAATCCAGTTTTTGCTTTCTTTTGAGAGTTCTTTAAAGGATGATAGCTTTTCTAGCTCTTGATTGTGTGAGAGAGCTTCTTTAGCGCCATCTTTTTCGCGTTGGTCAAAGTCCATGGCTTTTTGATAGAGTTTAATCATCTCTGCTTGATAGCTGTCTGTGACTTTGCGTTTGCCTTCTGCCATCTCTTTGCTGTCCGTTTTTAATTGTTGATCAATCTCCTCTTGGATTTCTAAAGGTGCGTTATAGACCGGCTTATCGTCTGGGATTTCAGCTTTTTCGAGCCATTCTTTGTTAATGGTTTGGTAGAAATTAGACTGCACCGTTGCTTTAGTATCGACTTTTGTCTTGGCTGCATCTGCTTGATTCGTTGTTTGACAAGCACTGAGCGTCCCTAGGACGAGTAGGCTGGTGAGTGTGAGCCACATGTTTCTCTTTTTCATAAGAATTTCCTTTAACTGATTTTTAACGATTATAGCATAAAAAAATAGGAAAAGAAAGTGTTTTCAGAAAAAATGCCTTGCCAATGCATTTTCAAAAGCATATAATGAAAATAGCAATGAAAAAGAAAGGAAAATGATGAAATTCTATTCTTACGACTATGTCTTGAGTCAGATTAGTAGTGCCAATTGGGTCTTGGCGGGTATTATTTTCGTCATCTTGGTGGCTGTTGCCTTTGTGGCATTCCAGTATTACCATAAGAAAAAAGAGAGCAAATACCGCGAGCTCTTTATCATTTTGATCATTGGCTTGATGGTTGCGGTGTTAATCGGAATTAGCCAGCTCCAGAGCAATCAAGCTTCAGACAGCCAGTATCGCACCTCGCTCCACTTCATCGAAATTGTGTCTGAGGAGCTTCATGTGGATAAATCCAAGGTCTATGTCAATACCTCAGCTGCAACAGACGGGGCGATTGTAAAGGTAGGAGACCAGTTTTACCGAGCGATTAGTGGGAGTGAACCGGATACTTACCTGTTAGAAAAAATGGATTTGTACAAGGCAGAGGTTGAAGTAGTGGAGGTGGAAGAATGACCTTATCTTATCTTGATATTGCGATTAAACTAGGCTTGGGCTTGATTTCATTGATTTTTGTCATCAATGTATCTGGCAAGGGAAATCTTGCCCCGAATTCTGCTAGTGATCAGGTGCAGAACTATGTCTTGGGTGGCATCATCGGTGGTGTGATCTATAGCCCTGCTATCTCTATTTTGCAATACACTATTATTCTCCTCATTTGGACCATGTTGGTCTTGAGTTTGAAATGGATTAAGACCCACAATCCTTTGGTTAAGCGAATCATTGACGGTCAGCCGATACTTTTGATTAACAAGGGAAAAGTGGATGTTGAAGCCTGTCGCTCAGTTGGCTTGACGGCATCTGATGTGGCTTTGAAATTACGTGGACAAGGCATCTTCCAACTCAAACAAGTCAAGCGTGCGGTGCTGGAGCAAAATGGCCAGCTGATTGTGGTGCAAAGTGGGGAAGAAAATCCCAAGTATCCAGTCATCACGGATGGCATTATCCAAGGGGATATTTTGGAATTGATTGATAAGACTGAAGGATGGTTGCTGGTGGAATTAGAAAGTCTGGGCTGTCCTGATGTGACAGACATTTTCATCGCCGAATACGACAAGGGAAAACTAAATGTCGTCACTTACTAGGGAACATTCTTCTGTTTTTTAGGATTAGATAATCGAAAAGAGCTGATAGAGTAAATCACAGAATTTGTCTGTTATCAGGCTCTTTTTTGTGATATAATGAGACAATAGAAATGGGTTTCATTTGCCCTGAAAGGAAAACACATGACAGAAAAGAATTTTTATATTACCACACCGATTTACTACCCTTCTGGGAAGCTCCATATTGGCTCTGCCTATACGACCATTGCCTGCGATGTTTTGGCGCGCTACAAGCGTCTCATGGGCTACGATGTCTTTTATTTGACAGGTCTTGATGAACATGGTCAAAAGATTCAGACCAAGGCAGAAGAAGCAGGCATTACACCGCAAGCCTACGTTGATGGCATGGCTACTGAAGTTAAGCAATTGTGGGAACTCTTGGATATTTCCTATGATAAATTTATCCGTACGACCGATGATTACCATGAAAAAGTGGTGGCAGAAGTCTTTGAACGCTTGCTTGCCCAAGACGATATTTACCTAGGGGAATACTCTGGTTGGTACTCTGTTTCAGATGAGGAATTTTTCACGGAAAGCCAGCTAGAAGAGGTCTTCCGAGATGAAGACGGAAAGGTTATCGGAGGAATTGCCCCTTCTGGTCACCAGGTTGAGTGGGTGTCAGAAGAGTCTTATTTTTTGCGCTTGAGCAAGTATGCGGACCGTTTGGTCGAATTTTTCAAGGCACACCCTGACTTTATCCAACCAGACGGACGGATGAATGAAATTGTGAAAAACTTTATCGAACCAGGCCTTGAAGACTTGGCAGTTAGCCGGACTTCCTTTACCTGGGGAGTTCCAGTACCGTCTAACCCGAAGCACGTTGTCTATGTCTGGATTGATGCCCTCTTGAACTATGCGACTGCCCTTGGCTACGGTCAGGAAGAACATGCGAATTTTGACAAGTTCTGGAACGGCACCGTTTTCCACATGGTTGGAAAAGATATCTTGCGTTTCCACTCCATTTACTGGCCGATTCTCCTCATGATGCTTGACTTGCCATTGCCGAAGCGTCTGATTGCTCACGGTTGGTTTGTCATGAAAGATGGCAAGATGTCCAAATCTAAAGGAAATGTGGTCTACCCTGATATGTTGGTGGAACGCTATGGACTTGATCCCCTTCGTTACTACCTCATGAGAAGTCTACCAGTCGGTTCAGACGGAACCTTCACACCAGAGGACTATGTGGGACGGATCAACTATGAGTTGGCTAATGACCTTGGAAATCTCCTCAACCGTACGGTTGCCATGGTCAATAAATACTTTGACGGACAAGTTCCTGTCTATGCAGAAAATGTAACTGCCTTTGATGCAGACTTGGCGAGCGTTGCAGCAGCGTCAATCGCTGAATACCACAAACAGATGGATGCGGTGGATTATCCGCGTGCCTTGGAAGCAGTTTGGACCTTGATTGCCCGTACCAACAAATACATTGATGAAACAGCTCCTTGGATTTTGGCGAAAGAGGAAGACAAACGCGCTGAACTTGCTTCTGTCATGAGCTACTTAGTGGCAAGCCTTCGTGTGGTGGCGCATCTAATTGAGCCGTTCATGATGTCAACCAGCGCCGCTGTCTTAGAGCAGTTGGGCATGGAAAAAGCAGAAAGTCTCGAACACTTAGCTCTTGCGGATCTACCAGCAGGCTTGCGTGTTGTCGCAAAAGGTCAGCCAATCTTCCCACGCCTTGATATGGAGGAAGAGATTGCCTACATCAAGGAACAAATGGCAGCAGGAAAACCAGCTGTAGCTGCCCCAAAAGAATGGAAACCAGAAGAGGTTGAATTGACCTTGAACCGCAAGGAAATCAAGTTTGACGACTTTGAAAAAGTGGAAATCCGTGTCGCAGAAGTTAAGGAAGTCAAAAAAGTGGAAGGCAGCGATAAATTGCTTCAATTCCGCTTGGATGCTGGTGACAAGGAAGACCGCCAGATTCTCTCTGGAATTGCCAAATACTATCCAAACGAGCAAGAATTGGTCGGTAAAAAAGTCCAAATCGTAGCTAACCTCAAACCGCGCAAGATGATGGGGCATATCAGCCAAGGCATGATTCTTTCAGCAGAACATGGC
This window contains:
- the metG gene encoding methionine--tRNA ligase, which encodes MTEKNFYITTPIYYPSGKLHIGSAYTTIACDVLARYKRLMGYDVFYLTGLDEHGQKIQTKAEEAGITPQAYVDGMATEVKQLWELLDISYDKFIRTTDDYHEKVVAEVFERLLAQDDIYLGEYSGWYSVSDEEFFTESQLEEVFRDEDGKVIGGIAPSGHQVEWVSEESYFLRLSKYADRLVEFFKAHPDFIQPDGRMNEIVKNFIEPGLEDLAVSRTSFTWGVPVPSNPKHVVYVWIDALLNYATALGYGQEEHANFDKFWNGTVFHMVGKDILRFHSIYWPILLMMLDLPLPKRLIAHGWFVMKDGKMSKSKGNVVYPDMLVERYGLDPLRYYLMRSLPVGSDGTFTPEDYVGRINYELANDLGNLLNRTVAMVNKYFDGQVPVYAENVTAFDADLASVAAASIAEYHKQMDAVDYPRALEAVWTLIARTNKYIDETAPWILAKEEDKRAELASVMSYLVASLRVVAHLIEPFMMSTSAAVLEQLGMEKAESLEHLALADLPAGLRVVAKGQPIFPRLDMEEEIAYIKEQMAAGKPAVAAPKEWKPEEVELTLNRKEIKFDDFEKVEIRVAEVKEVKKVEGSDKLLQFRLDAGDKEDRQILSGIAKYYPNEQELVGKKVQIVANLKPRKMMGHISQGMILSAEHGDSLTLLTVDPAVPNGSVIG
- a CDS encoding DUF3290 domain-containing protein — its product is MKFYSYDYVLSQISSANWVLAGIIFVILVAVAFVAFQYYHKKKESKYRELFIILIIGLMVAVLIGISQLQSNQASDSQYRTSLHFIEIVSEELHVDKSKVYVNTSAATDGAIVKVGDQFYRAISGSEPDTYLLEKMDLYKAEVEVVEVEE
- a CDS encoding DUF421 domain-containing protein gives rise to the protein MTLSYLDIAIKLGLGLISLIFVINVSGKGNLAPNSASDQVQNYVLGGIIGGVIYSPAISILQYTIILLIWTMLVLSLKWIKTHNPLVKRIIDGQPILLINKGKVDVEACRSVGLTASDVALKLRGQGIFQLKQVKRAVLEQNGQLIVVQSGEENPKYPVITDGIIQGDILELIDKTEGWLLVELESLGCPDVTDIFIAEYDKGKLNVVTY
- a CDS encoding M13 family metallopeptidase; protein product: MKKRNMWLTLTSLLVLGTLSACQTTNQADAAKTKVDTKATVQSNFYQTINKEWLEKAEIPDDKPVYNAPLEIQEEIDQQLKTDSKEMAEGKRKVTDSYQAEMIKLYQKAMDFDQREKDGAKEALSHNQELEKLSSFKELSKESKNWILKGNPLPFSISIGSNPENTSQKMINLGVPSSILPDVSYYQNEATKKQLLDLYQTSVLNTLKLYGFDDKKAKNLVEKAIEFDALIVPYLPSSEEVQDVKKTINPRTIQEINAYAPQFAIGDLVTDLVGQKVDTVNVTWPAYYENLGKLIDDKNFEAFKAWIVVNDLMESAQFLTDDLREAASSFGLALSGQKELPSREDNAYYLATGMFSNSLSVYYNQEYFSPKAKQQVTEMVTGIVNSYKERLAKNDWLSEDTKSEAIKKLDHLRYYIGGPENVNTEASELKIEDNQSLYQNLLRLSQETIQTSFAEFSKPIDKNLWVAPSYQVNAFYSPETNSIYLPAAILQAPFYDEKQSLAANYGGIGAVIGHEISHAFDTNGAEFDENGNRRNWWTEKDQKAFEEKTKAMIKEFDGLEIYGNKVNGQLTVTENTADAGGISVALQVLQEKDAKADLKPFFENWATVWRQISTEQFAQLVMATDPHAPNELRANVQVKNIDAFYDTYKIKEGDGMYLAPEKRVRIW